In a genomic window of Leifsonia xyli subsp. cynodontis DSM 46306:
- the hemW gene encoding radical SAM family heme chaperone HemW, with the protein MPGVLPLGETAPADGALPSGVGAGSADRDFGVYLHVPFCRVRCGYCDFNTYTATELRGVAQTDYADHAATEVRFAARALERSGLPARPVSTVFFGGGTPTLLPPEALGRMLGAVREQWGFAPHAEVTTEANPDSVDAAGLFRLAAAGFTRVSFGMQSAVPRVLATLERTHDPERIPLVVQWARDAGLQVSLDLIYGTPGETLGDWERSLDTALSCVPDHLSAYSLIVEPGTKLARQIASGQIPEPDDDLQADMYERADTRLTGAGYDWYEVSNWAKDDDHRSRHNLAYWLGHDWWGIGPGAHSHIGGDGGGVRWWNVKHPAAYAQRVLAGESPAAGRETLSAETQRVERVLLRTRIREGISIPELEPAGRRAVAGLIADGLVDAKAALAGTAALSLRGRLLADAVVRRLLAEE; encoded by the coding sequence ATGCCGGGTGTGCTTCCGCTCGGGGAGACGGCGCCGGCGGACGGGGCGCTCCCCAGCGGCGTCGGGGCCGGTTCGGCAGACCGGGACTTCGGCGTCTACCTGCATGTGCCGTTCTGCCGCGTGCGCTGCGGCTACTGCGACTTCAACACGTACACCGCGACCGAACTGCGCGGTGTCGCCCAGACCGACTACGCGGATCACGCCGCGACGGAGGTGCGGTTCGCCGCTCGGGCGCTCGAGCGCAGCGGCCTTCCGGCCCGGCCTGTCTCGACCGTCTTCTTCGGCGGCGGCACCCCCACACTGCTCCCGCCGGAGGCTCTCGGCAGGATGCTCGGCGCCGTGCGCGAGCAGTGGGGCTTCGCACCGCACGCGGAAGTCACGACCGAGGCGAACCCGGACTCGGTGGACGCGGCCGGTCTGTTCCGGCTCGCCGCCGCCGGGTTCACCCGGGTCTCCTTCGGGATGCAGTCCGCCGTCCCGCGCGTCCTCGCGACCCTGGAGCGCACCCACGACCCCGAGCGCATCCCCCTCGTGGTCCAGTGGGCGCGGGACGCCGGCCTGCAGGTCAGTCTGGATCTCATCTACGGCACACCGGGGGAGACGCTCGGCGATTGGGAGCGCTCGCTCGACACCGCGCTCTCTTGTGTGCCCGACCACCTCTCCGCATACTCGCTGATCGTCGAACCGGGCACCAAGCTCGCCCGGCAGATCGCATCGGGGCAGATCCCGGAGCCGGACGACGATCTCCAGGCCGATATGTACGAACGCGCCGACACCCGGCTGACCGGCGCGGGCTACGACTGGTACGAGGTCAGCAACTGGGCGAAGGACGACGACCACCGTTCCCGCCACAACCTCGCCTACTGGCTCGGCCACGACTGGTGGGGCATCGGTCCCGGCGCTCACAGCCATATCGGCGGCGACGGCGGCGGAGTACGCTGGTGGAACGTGAAGCACCCCGCCGCCTATGCGCAGCGGGTTCTCGCGGGGGAGTCGCCCGCGGCGGGACGGGAGACTCTGAGCGCCGAGACTCAGCGTGTCGAACGCGTGCTGCTCCGCACGCGCATTCGGGAGGGCATCTCGATCCCCGAGCTGGAGCCGGCCGGCCGCCGCGCCGTGGCCGGACTCATCGCGGATGGTCTGGTGGACGCGAAAGCCGCCCTCGCCGGGACAGCGGCGCTGTCTCTGCGGGGGCGGCTGCTGGCGGACGCCGTGGTACGGCGGCTGCTCGCCGAGGAGTGA
- a CDS encoding DUF4870 domain-containing protein, translating into MSATSPPPDQPYGGSSQQLSPADEKLWATLVHVGGILFNWIPALVGYLVLKDRGPFVRAHTATALNFQITLFIGYLVGWITSFVGVGLIILFAVWVVNIVLSIMAAMKANQGTNYTYPIAIKFVS; encoded by the coding sequence ATGTCCGCAACGTCCCCGCCGCCCGATCAGCCGTACGGAGGCAGCTCGCAGCAGTTGAGCCCAGCCGACGAGAAGCTCTGGGCGACGCTCGTCCACGTCGGCGGCATCCTGTTCAACTGGATCCCCGCGCTGGTCGGCTATCTCGTGCTGAAAGACCGCGGTCCTTTCGTGCGCGCGCACACCGCGACGGCTTTGAACTTCCAGATCACGCTCTTCATCGGCTACCTGGTGGGCTGGATCACCAGCTTCGTGGGTGTCGGGCTGATCATCCTCTTCGCTGTCTGGGTGGTGAACATCGTGCTCAGCATCATGGCGGCGATGAAGGCCAACCAGGGCACCAACTACACGTATCCGATCGCCATCAAGTTCGTCAGCTGA
- a CDS encoding DUF1990 family protein has product MQRSPLSDQPVTYGAVGATQASDLMSYPPRGYKPLERQVRLGSGEERFESAAQALMTWGVQRGSGIQITEVDEGTGIQYEGIEYNPDGSPRGMRERRAGEDLFADDGSPFIRNGMSAVLRVPLGPFRFSAPVRVVSVVDEPNRRGFAYGTLKGHPESGEELFLVEFREDGTVWFVLRALSRPSNALFWIASPVLGVMQRRFTARYLRSLLPAWAG; this is encoded by the coding sequence ATGCAGCGTTCCCCTCTCTCCGATCAGCCCGTCACGTACGGTGCGGTCGGCGCGACTCAGGCCTCGGATCTGATGTCCTACCCGCCGCGGGGCTACAAACCGCTGGAGCGGCAAGTCCGGCTTGGCAGCGGTGAAGAGCGGTTCGAGTCCGCTGCGCAGGCGCTCATGACCTGGGGAGTGCAACGGGGCAGCGGCATCCAGATCACCGAGGTCGACGAAGGCACCGGCATCCAGTACGAGGGCATCGAATACAACCCCGACGGCTCGCCGCGCGGGATGCGGGAGCGCCGGGCCGGCGAGGATCTCTTCGCCGACGACGGCTCGCCCTTCATCCGCAACGGTATGTCGGCGGTGCTGCGGGTCCCGTTGGGACCGTTCCGCTTCTCCGCTCCCGTGCGGGTGGTCTCCGTGGTGGACGAGCCCAATCGGCGCGGTTTCGCGTACGGGACGCTCAAGGGGCATCCGGAAAGCGGAGAAGAGCTCTTCCTGGTGGAGTTCCGTGAGGATGGAACGGTCTGGTTCGTGCTGCGCGCGCTCTCACGGCCCTCGAACGCGCTCTTCTGGATCGCGTCGCCGGTGCTCGGGGTGATGCAGCGGCGGTTCACCGCCCGCTATCTGCGGTCGCTGCTCCCTGCCTGGGCCGGCTGA